Proteins from one Malaya genurostris strain Urasoe2022 chromosome 2, Malgen_1.1, whole genome shotgun sequence genomic window:
- the LOC131427235 gene encoding large ribosomal subunit protein P1: MALNKAELACVYSALILVDDDVAVTDEKISTILKAANVDIEPYWPGLFAKALEGINVKDLITNIGSGVGSGGGAPAASSAAAAAPAAAEKKEEKKEEEPEESDDDMGFGLFG; this comes from the exons atggcTCTAAACAAAGCTGAATTAGCCTGTGTGTACTCGGCACTAATCCTCGTTGACGATGATGTTGCCGTAACT GATGAGAAAATCTCTACCATTCTCAAGGCTGCCAACGTGGATATCGAGCCATATTGGCCCGGTCTTTTTGCAAAGGCCCTGGAGGGTATCAACGTCAAGGATTTGATTACTAATATCGGCTCCGGCGTTGGATCAGGTGGTGGTGCTCccgctgctagctctgctgcaGCTGCAGCACCAGCTGCTGCTGAAAAGAAGGAAGAGAAGAAGGAGGAAGAACCCGAGGAATCCGATGACGACATGGGATTCG GTCTCTTCGGTTAG
- the LOC131427237 gene encoding ribonuclease H2 subunit A isoform X1, giving the protein MSSPISPSIASTEPEPKQIKIDGLQSLGPYISAKDNAKNFTYISDIPQICKDEPCVLGVDEAGRGPVLGPMVYGIAFNPISQKDILKKLGCADSKQLTEEKRDQIFDDINQKDYAVQSIGWAVEVISPNEISMSMLRRTKRSLNEVSMDSAIGLINRAIEADVNIAEVYVDTVGPPEKYQAKLQELFPKFKITVAKKADSTYPIVSAASICAKVSRDHALKVWKFREGIPSDISYGSGYPGDPVTKKFLADYDLVFGFPRFVRFSWSTASNALEKKAYDVEFDDEEDDQEMKKATYGSAKLSKYFAADRNEQRKRHEYFRERCLKHVSDI; this is encoded by the exons ATGTCTTCTCCAATTTCACCTAGCATAGCTTCCACGGAACCTGAACCTAAACAGATCAAAATTGATGGTCTGCAATCGCTAGGTCCATACATCAGCGCGAAAGATAATGCTAAAAATTTTACTTACATATCTGATATACCTCAGATTTGTAAGGATGAACCATGTGTATTGGGTGTTGATGAAGCTGGAAGGGGGCCTGTTTTGG GTCCTATGGTTTATGGTATTGCATTCAATCCAATAAGCCAGAAAGATATACTCAAAAAACTGGGATGTGCTGATTCGAAACAGCTGACGGAGGAGAAACGAGATCAGATATTTGACGATATCAATCAAAAGGACTACGCAGTTCAGAGCATTGGTTGGGCGGTAGAAGTAATCTCTCCTAATGAGATCTCAATGAGTATGCTACGACGAACGAAACGTTCACTTAACGAAGTTTCGATGGATTCGGCGATTGGGCTGATAAATCGAGCAATCGAAGCTGACGTAAATATAGCAGAAGTATATGTCGACACGGTAGGACCTCCAGAGAAGTACCAAGCAAAATTACAGGAGCTTTTTCCGAAATTCAAAATCACCGTAGCCAAAAAAGCCGATAGCACATATCCGATCGTTTCGGCTGCTAGTATATGTGCCAAAGTTAGCAGGGACCACGCACTGAAAGTATGGAAATTTCGCGAGGGAATACCCTCGGATATCAGCTACGGAAGCGGTTACCCGGGAGATCCGGTAACGAAAAAATTCCTGGCAGATTACGATTTAGTGTTTGGATTTCCAAGGTTTGTTCGATTCAGTTGGTCGACTGCTTCAAACGCTTTGGAGAAAAAGGCGTACGATGTGGAGTTCGACGACGAGGAGGATGATCAAGAGATGAAAAAAGCCACATATGGTAGTGCCAAACTGTCGAAGTATTTTGCTGCGGATCGTAATGAACAGCGGAAACGTCACGAGTATTTCAGGGAACGATGTTTGAAACACGTTTCTGATATTTAA
- the LOC131427237 gene encoding ribonuclease H2 subunit A isoform X2, with product MLKILLTYLIYLRFVRMNHVYWVLMKLEGGLFWFLGPMVYGIAFNPISQKDILKKLGCADSKQLTEEKRDQIFDDINQKDYAVQSIGWAVEVISPNEISMSMLRRTKRSLNEVSMDSAIGLINRAIEADVNIAEVYVDTVGPPEKYQAKLQELFPKFKITVAKKADSTYPIVSAASICAKVSRDHALKVWKFREGIPSDISYGSGYPGDPVTKKFLADYDLVFGFPRFVRFSWSTASNALEKKAYDVEFDDEEDDQEMKKATYGSAKLSKYFAADRNEQRKRHEYFRERCLKHVSDI from the exons ATGCTAAAAATTTTACTTACATATCTGATATACCTCAGATTTGTAAGGATGAACCATGTGTATTGGGTGTTGATGAAGCTGGAAGGGGGCCTGTTTTGG TTTCTAGGTCCTATGGTTTATGGTATTGCATTCAATCCAATAAGCCAGAAAGATATACTCAAAAAACTGGGATGTGCTGATTCGAAACAGCTGACGGAGGAGAAACGAGATCAGATATTTGACGATATCAATCAAAAGGACTACGCAGTTCAGAGCATTGGTTGGGCGGTAGAAGTAATCTCTCCTAATGAGATCTCAATGAGTATGCTACGACGAACGAAACGTTCACTTAACGAAGTTTCGATGGATTCGGCGATTGGGCTGATAAATCGAGCAATCGAAGCTGACGTAAATATAGCAGAAGTATATGTCGACACGGTAGGACCTCCAGAGAAGTACCAAGCAAAATTACAGGAGCTTTTTCCGAAATTCAAAATCACCGTAGCCAAAAAAGCCGATAGCACATATCCGATCGTTTCGGCTGCTAGTATATGTGCCAAAGTTAGCAGGGACCACGCACTGAAAGTATGGAAATTTCGCGAGGGAATACCCTCGGATATCAGCTACGGAAGCGGTTACCCGGGAGATCCGGTAACGAAAAAATTCCTGGCAGATTACGATTTAGTGTTTGGATTTCCAAGGTTTGTTCGATTCAGTTGGTCGACTGCTTCAAACGCTTTGGAGAAAAAGGCGTACGATGTGGAGTTCGACGACGAGGAGGATGATCAAGAGATGAAAAAAGCCACATATGGTAGTGCCAAACTGTCGAAGTATTTTGCTGCGGATCGTAATGAACAGCGGAAACGTCACGAGTATTTCAGGGAACGATGTTTGAAACACGTTTCTGATATTTAA
- the LOC131427236 gene encoding parafibromin has product MADPLSLLRQYNINKKEIIERDGQIIFGEFSWPKNVKTNYLKYGSGKKGAPKEYYTLECLLYILKNVSLQHSVYVRQAAAEDIPAVNRPDRKELLQYLNGETSTCASIDKSAPLEIPTQIKRPAESDSLDTLAKKARYEDTQVQKVKEQLAARLDVNKKEASVNIDNIKSLSETMSVEKIAAIKAKRLANKKVTIKRTDNDDTMGVGPDLRAILDFDVDSTKDIISRERQWRTRTTILQSNGKIFAKNILAILQGIKNREEGRGRPQAPVIKLPEPPRVIRPQPQPAQYNRYDQERFNRQKEETEGFKIDTMGTYHGMSLKSVTEGSAAQKKAQQQIMNNNVLSANLPPGRPKDLIPTAQARLLPQNASNKRQSRTPIIIIPAATTSLITMYNARDVLQDLKFITTEEKKSKGGVRDNEVLIQRQKAGGLTVPYRVIDNPIKLSAQDWNRVVAVFVMGPAWQFKGWPWDGNPVEIFSKIAAFHLRYDEMKLDANVARWAVTVLNVSRTKRHLDKASLMVFWEKLDLYMTKYKPDLRF; this is encoded by the exons ATGGCAGATCCGTTGAGTTTGTTACGGCAGTATAATATCAACAAGAAAGAAATCATTGAGCGCGATGGACAAATTATTTTTGGCGAGTTTTCTTGGCcaaaaaatgtcaaaacaaaCTACCTTAAATACGG TTCCGGTAAAAAAGGAGCTCCAAAAGAATACTACACTCTCGAGTGTTTGTTATATATTCtgaaaaatgtttctcttcaacACTCGGTTTATGTGCGGCAAGCAGCTGCCGAAGACATTCCCGCCGTAAATCGTCCCGATAGAAAGGAATTGTTGCAGTATCTAAATGGCGAAACCAGCACATGTGCCAGTATCGATAAGAGTGCTCCATTGGAAATTCCAACTCAGATCAAGCGACCGGCCGAATCCGATTCATTGGATACATTGGCCAAGAAAGCTCGCTATGAGGATACGCAAGTGCAGAAGGTTAAGGAACAGCTTGCCGCTCGTCTCGATGTTAACAAGAAGGAAGCCTCCGTCAATATTGACAACATAAAGTCTCTTTCAGAGACTATGTCTGTGGAAAAAATTGCTGCCATTAAAGCGAAACGTTtggctaataaaaaagttaccaTCAAAAGAACAGATAACGACGATACAATGGGTGTTGGTCCGGATCTGAGAGCTATTTTAGACTTTGACGTAGATTCTACTAAAGACATTATCAGCAGGGAGCGTCAATGGCGAACTCGAACCACTATCCTTCAGAGTAACGGAAAGATTTTTGCGAAGAATATTCTGGCTATACTACAGGGAATCAAAAATCGCGAGGAAGGTCGTGGGCGTCCTCAAGCGCCAGTAATAAAACTTCCTGAGCCACCACGAGTAATTCGGCCGCAACCACAGCCAGCGCAGTACAATCGTTACGATCAGGAGCGATTCAATCGTCAAAAGGAAGAAACCGAAGGATTCAAGATCGACACCATGGGTACCTATCACGGAATGTCATTGAAGTCTGTGACAGAGGGTTCCGCTGCACAGAAGAAAGCCCAGCAGCAGATTATGAACAATAATGTTCTGTCTGCTAATCTTCCTCCTGGGCGACCAAAAGATTTAATTCCAACTGCCCAAGCCCGATTGCTACCACAAAATGCTTCCAACAAAAGACAAAGCAGAACTCCCATTATTATTATACCAGCGGCCACGACCAGTTTGATCACAATGTACAATGCCAGGGATGTTCTACAAGATTTGAA GTTTATCACAACTGAGGAAAAGAAGTCCAAGGGTGGCGTACGAGACAATGAAGTTTTGATTCAG CGTCAAAAAGCAGGCGGTCTCACTGTGCCCTACCGCGTTATCGATAATCCAATCAAGTTGAGTGCGCAAGATTGGAATCGGGTTGTTGCAGTTTTTGTAATGGGCCCTGCATGGCAGTTTAAGGGTTGGCCTTGGGATGGCAATCCTGTCGAAATTTTTTCCAAAA TCGCCGCCTTCCATCTACGTTACGACGAAATGAAACTGGATGCGAACGTTGCTCGATGGGCCGTCACAGTACTGAATGTTTCACGAACCAAGCGACATTTAGACAAAGCCAGTCTGATGGTGTTCTGGGAGAAGTTGGATCTGTACATGACCAAGTATAAACCGGATCTGCGCTTTTAA
- the LOC131427238 gene encoding dedicator of cytokinesis protein 7 translates to MASAQRAFASKLTKHNSSDIRKNVANYQLLSKSDSSSVCSSSISLCELVEPIDYEEFLTQHSNMLLRDSLRSILDFPVNDVQIKVVPRKIRTIEHVVPKEDITDLPLHVQHCVDCYTRPWKIVDFSQRHYSSSCNTRERTDKGAMSPSSYQQEFEIDRDYFGCASLDESVTSTTLYASESCTPSSRQSIASLSSVSTCTDTLTPRGSWASFDLRSSVNDPLIPGLLERVAPETIDQSNEGKRLEERQQALFSLYPESDPEDIIEKRPPAEIPVEHLGNRIHVKCLQLKLELEVEPIFASMAIYDAKERKKISENFYFDMNSESLRRMLVSHVPYADISTQAREAIFDITNPSNELYLVIRLEKVLQGDIKDSVEPYLKEDKDKYRDKAKSNASDFCERLGKYRMPFAWTGIYLTNIFNGDNLEGDRDRESMTSASSSNSLDRKSSSSSFDQFRKRATDMGTLTRRGSLERKMEKRRSWSPDDFANSIETFRPISITVSSFFKQESDKMKDEELFKFLPELKRPGALMKKHKCIPGSINIEISPIPSDLKCALTPELAKIDPYPNDHTRPTKEILEFPSTPILNPHYGYRNLLFVSPKELNFSTRAGSARNIAVRVQLMSGERQSDALTAIFGRSSCPEYMAEAFTSVNYHNKQPTFYDEIKLALPANLKQNHHILFTLFHVSCQKKPQEVQSTIETPVGYTWLPILKDGHLNVGEFNLPVMVEEPPDNYSFIPPDVQLPGTKWLDNHRPVFSVTIDAVTSVHALDDYLDKFIYLCECLDLRKVPPRIGEGNMEREFKKTLQELQSADQEKLVKNLQVILDKLVELLVTTYRIGGEALSLGQTVFETICQISDKIFFLQPEDRYGRQNILSTYIQFQCKIPHPLDPKCRLSAYIRQTGTSEEMTRSTSNPDLHQNCPVRSEMTSSMSGKLVDRASSMRTEMSPSASGPKDGLVRLLHEEIALNWVVASGSAAELSMTNSWMLFELIIKSMVEHLELTNSLNSLRKNRFPHQYTDDISTLVHLVTTKVVGYNSSDPKLAQSINSSLAFFVFDLLSIMDRGFVYGLIKTYYKVIMTKSSSTPDMMHYKLDFLRIVCSHEHFVALNLPFGTPYTALSAPCSPTPSVTSNNSQNSYVSAMAGIDKALYAELSAEFRQQHFLVGLVLQELASVLDISNPPLHGKAIRCLRNLLTSHDLDSRYNEVEARARVAALYIPLLGIVMDAIPQLHTPVAESHDRLNTIGLLEDYQGPSTAIATTTINPEVAYAISGIRNYCYVQEAPKNKTPLSSENTRHLLSCFLWVVKNLEQSTLFKYTLGLSPHRVHQMLQVLNISIPNFEYRGRKKPTSKRNTSSFRKTPDMKEKLEECIRGTGSARNDLINRRKDRYSTEKFRWKKDQIRTQFYDSNIKNEADLEINYYIEGSLATEICLTILDTLEMIVQVASTSELHHNLLGTVLKVLLHALSRNQSTLALQNLFASQRSLIFKYHNLLFDEETDSCADLCLLLLKHCGSQLPTVRSQAAASLYLLMRQNFEIGNNFARVKMQVTMSLSSLVGTSSSFSEQSLRRALKTILVYAESDTDLQETSFPEQVQDLLFNLHMILSDTVKMKEYQEDPEMLLDLMNRIAKGYQNSPDLRLTWLENMAKKHMERANHTEAAMCYVHSAALVAEYLSMLESQTHLPVGAVSFKHISPNALMESAVSDDVLSPGEDGICLGNRFTEGGLKALLEEASNSFQIAGMYEAMNDVYKVLIPICEANRDFRKLAQVHGKLQEAFNRIAQLHGKRVFGTYFRVGFYGAKFGDLDQQEFIYKEPTLTKLPEIFSRLQNFYADRFGPDVVQIIKDSNAVDVKTLDPEKAYIQITYVEPYFETYELRYRETYFERNFNIKRFIFATPFTKSGKAHGELHEQCKRKTILTTANHFPYVKTRIQVVSREQIVLEPIEVAIEDIQKKTAELAAATNQEPADPKILQMVLQGCIGTTVNQGPMEMALVFLSGIADSATIPTKHQNKLRLCFKDFSKKCSDALKKNRNLILSDQKDYQKELERNYARFTERLAPLITITPTQAQGVVSANNGLHNSKLTPLRW, encoded by the exons ATGGCATCAGCACAACGTGCTTTTGCTTCTAAACTTACTAA ACATAACTCGTCAGACATTCGAAAGAATGTGGCCAATTATCAACTTTTATCGAAAAGCGATAGCAGCTCGGTGTGTTCGTCATCGATTTCCCTGTGTGAACTCGTTGAACCGATCGATTATGAGGAATTCTTAACACAGCACTCTAATATGCTGTTAAGGGATTCGTTGCGGTCAATTCTGGATTTTCCGGTCAATGACGTACAGATAAAAGTGGTTCCCAGAAAAATTCGTACCATTGAACATGTTGTACCAAAGGAAGACATCACTGATTTACCCTTACATGTGCAACACTGTGTCGATTGCTATACTAGGCCTTGGAAGATTGTGGATTTCTCTCAACGACATTATTCGAGTTCTTGCAACACCAGAGAACGAACAGACAAAGGTGCGATGAGTCCAAGTTCCTATCAACAGGAGTTTGAAATTGATCGTGATTACTTCGGATGTGCCTCTTTGGATGAATCGGTAACATCTACAACGTTGTATGCAAGTGAAAGCTGTACTCCAAGTAGCCGGCAATCCATTGCCAGCTTGTCGTCCGTATCGACATGCACCGACACGTTAACCCCCCGGGGGTCGTGGGCTTCGTTCGATCTGCGAAGTTCCGTTAACGATCCTTTAATACCCGGCTTGCTGGAACGAGTGGCCCCGGAAACAATAGATCAGAGTAATGAGGGTAAACGATTGGAAGAACGACAGCAGGCTCTGTTCAGTTTGTATCCCGAATCGGATCCTGAGGATATCATTGAAAAACGACCTCCGGCGGAGATACCCGTTGAACACTTGGGTAATCGAATCCACGTAAAGTGTTTACAGTTAAAATTAGAGCTAgaagttgaaccgatttttgcatCAATGGCGATATATGATGccaaagaaagaaaaaagatttcggaaaatttttatttcgatatgaaCTCGGAATCTTTAAGGCGTATGTTAGTCTCACATGTTCCTTATGCAGATATAAGTACACAAGCTAGAGAAGCTATTTTTGACATAACAAATCCCAGTAATGAGCTGTATTTGGTAATAAGATTGGAGAAAGTGCTTCAAGGTGATATCAAAGATTCCGTTGAACCTTATCTGAAGGAAGATAAAGACAAGTACAGAGATAAGGCAAAATCCAACGCCTCGGATTTCTGCGAACGACTGGGAAagtatcgaatgccttttgccTGGACAGGAATTTATCTCACAAACATTTTCAATGGGGATAATCTAGAAGGCGATCGAGATCGCGAAAGTATGACGTCTGCTTCCAGTTCGAATAGTCTGGATAGAAAATCATCATCAAGTAGTTTTGATCAGTTCCGAAAGAGAGCAACGGACATGGGTACACTTACTAGACGAGGATCACTAGAgagaaagatggaaaaacgaagGTCTTGGTCACCCGATGATTTCGCCAACAGTATCGAAACATTTCGACCGATTTCGATTACGGTTTCAAGCTTCTTTAAACAAGAGTCCGATAAAATGAAAGACGAAGAATTATTCAAATTTCTACCAGAACTGAAGCGTCCAGGTGCACTAATGAAAAAGCACAAATGCATCCCTGGATCAATCAACATTGAAATCTCTCCGATTCCAAGTGATTTGAAATGTGCGCTTACACCCGAGCTAGCGAAGATAGACCCGTATCCAAACGACCACACAAGACCTACAAAGGAAATCTTAGAATTTCCTTCCACGCCTATTCTAAACCCTCACTACGGATATCGGAATCTACTCTTCGTGTCCCCAAAGGAGTTGAATTTTTCGACTCGTGCTGGCTCAGCACGCAACATCGCCGTTCGTGTTCAGCTAATGTCAGGAGAGCGACAATCGGATGCCTTAACGGCAATTTTTGGCAGAAGCTCATGTCCGGAATACATGGCTGAAGCATTCACGTCGGTCAACTATCATAACAAGCAACCCACATTTTATGACGAAATTAAGCTTGCTCTTCCAGCAAACCTGAAGCAAAATCATCACATCCTGTTTACCCTTTTCCACGTATCATGCCAAAAGAAGCCACAAGAAGTTCAATCAACGATCGAGACTCCGGTCGGTTATACCTGGCTTCCAATACTGAAGGATGGTCACCTCAACGTAGGTGAATTCAATCTTCCGGTTATGGTTGAGGAACCACCGGACAACTATTCGTTCATTCCACCCGATGTTCAGCTACCGGGAACCAAATGGCTCGACAATCATCGGCCGGTATTTTCGGTGACAATCGATGCGGTCACATCAGTCCATGCCCTGGATGATTATTTGGATAAATTTATCTACTTGTGTGAGTGTCTCGATCTGAGAAAGGTTCCTCCTCGCATCGGCGAAGGAAACATGGAACGGGAGTTCAAAAAGACGCTACAGGAACTACAGAGTGCTGACCAGGAAAAATTGGTGAAAAATCTACAGGTGATTCTGGACAAACTGGTTGAATTGTTGGTGACAACTTATCGGATCGGTGGTGAAGCGCTCTCGCTGGGACAGACGGTTTTCGAAACGATCTGTCAGATATCCGACAAAATATTC TTTCTGCAACCGGAGGATCGATACGGTCGACAGAATATTTTGAGCACCTACATCCAATTCCAGTGTAAGATTCCTCACCCGTTGGATCCTAAATGCCGGCTGTCGGCCTACATTCGCCAAACTGGAACGTCAGAGGAAATGACTCGGTCTACCAGCAACCCAGACCTACACCAAAACTGTCCCGTCCGGTCAGAGATGACCAGTTCGATGAGCGGAAAGCTGGTGGATCGAGCATCCAGCATGCGAACGGAGATGTCTCCGAGTGCCAGCGGTCCAAAAGACGGATTGGTTCGTCTGTTACATGAAGAAATTGCACTCAACTGGGTAGTTGCGAGTGGATCTGCTGCAGAGCTCTCGATGACAAATTCATGGATGCTGTTTGAACTGATCATCAAGAGTATGGTAGAGCATTTGGAGTTGACTAATTCACTGAACTCGCTAAGAAAGAATCGGTTTCCTCATCAGTACACGGACGACATTTCTACACTGGTGCACTTGGTAACGACGAAAGTTGTAGGCTACAATAGTAGCGATCCCAAGCTAGCTCAATCGATCAACTCAAGTTTGGCATTCTTTGTATTCGATCTACTCAGTATCATGGATCGGGGCTTCGTTTACGGTTTAATTAAAACATACTATAAAGTTATAATGACGAAAAGTTCTTCGACGCCAGATATGATGCATTATAAGTTGGACTTCTTGCGAATCGTATGCAGCCATGAACACTTTGTGGCTTTGAATTTACCCTTTGGAACCCCGTACACCGCACTTTCCGCTCCATGCAGTCCAACACCCAGTGTAACATCAAACAACAGTCAAAACTCTTACGTTAGTGCTATGGCTGGAATCGACAAAGCATTGTATGCCGAGCTCAGTGCTGAATTCCGCCAGCAGCACTTCCTCGTTGGATTAGTTCTTCAAGAATTAGCATCCGTGTTGGATATTTCTAATCCTCCATTGCATGGTAAAGCTATCCGATGTTTACGAAATCTACTAACATCACATGATCTAGATTCTCGCTACAATGAAGTAGAAGCCCGTGCTCGTGTTGCCGCACTCTATATTCCTCTTTTGGGAATAGTTATGGATGCTATTCCGCAGTTGCATACTCCAGTGGCAGAATCTCATGACCGTTTGAATACCATTGGGTTACTCGAAGACTATCAGGGCCCCTCGACGGCTATCGCAACTACTACCATTAACCCTGAGGTCGCGTACGCAATATCCGGTATTCGAAACTATTGCTATGTGCAGGAAGCGCCGAAAAACAAGACTCCTTTGAGTAGCGAAAACACTCGCCATTTGCTGTCCTGCTTCCTTTGGGTCGTGAAAAATCTTGAGCAAAGCACCCTATTTAAATATACACTCGGTTTGAGTCCGCACCGTGTTCACCAAATGTTGCAAGTTCTGAACATTAGTATTCCCAATTTCGAATATCGTGGTCGTAAGAAACCAACATCGAAGCGAAACACGTCAAGCTTCCGTAAAACACCGGACATGAAGGAGAAACTGGAGGAATGTATTCGTGGAACCGGTTCCGCTCGGAATGATCTTATCAATCGTCGGAAGGATCGCTACTCGACAGAGAAATTCCGTTGGAAGAAGGATCAGATTCGAACTCAGTTCTACGACAGTAACATAAAAAATGAAGCCGATCTGGAAATAAACTACTACATTGAGGGTTCACTGGCAACCGAAATTTGCCTTACGATACTGGATACGCTGGAAATGATCGTACAGGTTGCTTCCACGTCCGAATTGCATCACAATTTGTTGGGTACGGTACTGAAGGTGCTACTGCATGCTCTCTCGCGGAATCAGAGCACTCTGGCTCTGCAGAATCTGTTTGCATCACAACGTTCacttatattcaaatatcaCAATCTACTGTTCGACGAGGAAACTGACAGCTGTGCGGATTTGTGTTTGTTGCTACTGAAGCATTGTGGATCGCAACTGCCCACGGTGCGATCGCAGGCTGCCGCATCGTTGTACTTGCTGATGCGACAGAACTTTGAGATTGGAAAC AACTTTGCCCGCGTGAAAATGCAGGTCACAATGTCACTCAGCTCTCTGGTGGGAACCAGTTCGTCATTTAGTGAACAATCACTGCGTCGGGCATTGAAAACGATTCTGGTTTACGCCGAATCCGACACTGACCTGCAAGAAACCTCCTTTCCAGAGCAGGTGCAAGATTTGCTGTTCAATCTGCACATGATTCTTTCCGACACGGTAAAAATGAAAGAATATCAAGAGGATCCGGAAATGCTGCTGGATCTGATGAATCGCATCGCCAAAGGGTACCAGAATTCACCCGATCTAAGGTTGACTTGGCTGGAGAACATGGCCAAGAAGCACATGGAGCGAGCAAACCACACCGAGGCGGCCATGTGCTACGTACACAGTGCAGCGTTGGTGGCAGAATATCTGAGTATGCTAGAATCGCAAACGCATCTTCCCGTGGGTGCCGTTTCATTCAAACACATTTCTCCAAATGCACTAATGGAATCTGCCGTGTCGGATGACGTGCTTAGTCCCGGCGAAGATGGCATTTGTTTAGGGAATCGATTCACAGAAGGTGGCCTAAAAGCTTTGCTTGAAGAAGCATCCAATTCGTTCCAGATAGCCGGTATGTATGAAGCAATGAACGATGTTTACAAGGTGTTGATTCCGATATGTGAGGCGAACCGGGATTTCCGTAAACTAGCCCAAGTGCATGGGAAACTTCAAGAAGCATTCAACCGCATTGCACAACTACACGGGAAGCGTGTGTTTGGCACGTATTTTCGGGTTGGTTTTTATGGGGCAAAGTTTGGTGATTTAGATCAGCAAGAGTTCATCTATAAAGAGCCGACCCTCACAAAATTACCGGAAATCTTCAGTCGACTGCAGAATTTTTATGCCGATCGATTCGGTCCGGATGTGGTTCAAATTATTAAGGATTCAAACGCCGTTGATGTGAAAACACTAGATCCTGAGAAGGCTTACATTCAGATTACATACGTGGAACCTTATTTTGAAACGTACGAGTTGCGATATCGGGAGACGTATTTTGAAAGAAACTTCAACATAA aacgatttatttttgCGACACCGTTCACAAAGTCCGGAAAGGCACACGGGGAACTACATGAACAGTGCAAACGAAAAACAATACTTACAACGGCAAATCATTTCCCATATGTGAAAACTCGCATCCAGGTCGTCAGTCGTGAGCAAATTGTTCTCGAACCCATAGAAGTTGCCATTGAGGACATCCAAAAGAAAACGGCAGAACTGGCTGCGGCCACAAATCAAGAGCCAGCAGATCCCAAGATTCTCCAAATGGTTTTGCAAGGTTGCATTGGAACCACGGTAAACCAGGGTCCAATGGAAATGGCTTTGGTGTTTCTTTCGGGAATTGCTGACAGTGCAACTATTCCTACAAAGCATCAAAACAAACTGAGACTTTGTTTCAAGGATTTCTCGAAAAA aTGCTCTGATGCCTTGAAGAAGAACCGAAATCTTATCCTGTCAGATCAAAAAGATTATCAGAAGGAGCTAGAACGAAATTACGCCCGTTTCACCGAGCGTTTGGCTCCGCTGATTACCATCACTCCGACGCAGGCACAGGGAGTTGTTTCCGCCAATAATGGATTGCATAACAGTAAACTAACGCCTTTGCGGTGGTAA